The following is a genomic window from Gadus morhua chromosome 23, gadMor3.0, whole genome shotgun sequence.
CGCGcccctggctgtgtgtgtgtgtgtgtgtgtgtgtgtgtgtgtgtgtggaataaaGTGAGAATATTCATACAAAGTTTTCATTTGTTCcattaaatacatatataccgATATAATCCCAATACATTTTCACAGGCACTCCCGGCCTCCATGTGGCTTGCTGGTGGTGGATGATGGATGAAGGGATtttaaaaaatagatatataaatatagacatCCATCTTAACAGTATGTACACAAAGCTTGAAAAGGAAAGTGTTGTGAAGAAACCTCTCTGGCCGGAGAGTTGATACCCCGTCTCATTGGTGCCTCCGGCGTTACTTGCCGAGAGTGTTAAAGCTCTAGTCTGCCCCGTTTCAGAGTTATTTACCATTTAATTATCTGCTGTGGATGCGCCAATAGAAGTGTGAATAAACACAGGGACATTTGCAAAAGTGACATTGGGTGTTCTTGTGGGTCCAGACATCCAACAAATCTGCAGCTCGTTTCCTTGGAAACAGTAAGATCAAATCATTATTTCTGTCCTTGTTCTAATCAGCCGTTCTGGTCTACAGAATGTTCAGAATGTTCCGCAGCGAGGTACTTAGCGAGTGTAGCAGAACCAAAAGCCGTCCACAAAAGAATAGAAGGGAAGCCGAAAACACTGTCCTGAAAGACTGACTAATAGGAGAGAGCGGTCGAAGGCTGCATGCAGTTTGACGAAAGGTCACGACCAGACGTACATCATCTCCATTAACCCCCACCCAGAGCTTTGAGAGGTTCTGACCTGCAGGAGCATGTAGAAGATGCCGGCCAGCCCGTGGGCCGCGCCCACATACTGTTTGCCGTGCCACTCGTACAGCAGGGGGCATCGCTCCGCCTTCTTCTGCCCCGCCGACAGCTTCTGCCCCGACTCCAGGATGGCCGACACCACCTGGGTAACAAACGGTTTAACCACTGGATCACCGTGGCGACCACTAGATCACCATACGGCGACCACTAGACCACCGTGGGAAACCACTAAACCCCCATGGGCGACCATTAGATCACCATGGGCGACCATTAGATCACCATGGGCGACCATTAGATCACCGTGGCGACCATTAGATCACCGTGGCGACCATTAGATCACCATGGGCGACCATTAGATCACCATGGGCGACCACTAGATCACCATGGGCAACCACTAGATCACCATGGGCGACCACTAGATCACCATGGGCGACCACTAGATCACCATGGGCGACCACCAGATCACCATGGGCGACCACCAGATCACCATGGGCGACCACCAGACCACCATGGGCGACCACTAGATCACCATGGCGACCACCTGATCACCATGGGCGACCACCAGACCACCATGGGCGACCACCAGATCACCATGGGCGACCACTAGATCACCGTGGCGACCACCTGATCACCATGGGCGACCACCTGATCACCATGGGCGACCACTAGATCACCATGGGCGACCACTAGATCACCGTAGCGACCACTAGATCACCGTGGCGATCACTAGATCACCGTGGCGACCACTAGATCACCATGGGCGACCACTAGATCACCATGGGCGACCACTAGATCACCATACGGCGACCACTTGATCACCATGGCGACCACCAGATCACCATGGGCGACCACTAGATCACCATGGGCGACCACTAGATCACCATGGGCAACCACTAGATCACCATGGGCAACCACTAGATCACCGTGGCGACCACTAGATCACCATGGGCGACCACCAGATCACCATGGGCGACCACCAGATCACCATGGGCGACCACCAGATCACCATGGGCGACCACCAGATCACCATGGGCAACCACTAGACCACCGTGGCTGACCACTAGACCCCCGTGGGCGACCACCAGATCCCGCTccccctgcagtgtgtgtgcagacgtCACCTGACTGATGGGGCCCTCGTCCACCGTGCCGGCCCCCAGCTCCTTGTTGACGTAGAGCAGGGCGTAGAGGTACCCCACCCGGCCGTAGAGGAGCTCGTCAGGGAGCTCCGAGTCCGGACCCACCACCGCTggctgcaggaggagcagcctgacacacacacacacacacacacacacacacacacacacacacacacacacacacacacacacacacacacacacacacacacacacacacacacacacacacacacacacacacaatttgcaaAAGGTGCAGCTTTCCATCCACACAGGCAGACCCGCTCTAAAAGAGTGGACTTTTTGGACCACAGGCCAGCGTCTGAATGCCCTTGAGGATTTTAACCAACAACTCTAAGGCTGGCGATGGCCCAGGCTTCCTGAGCACCAAGCTTTGAGTGCACAGTAACGAACGCTGTGCACTTAAATACTGATAGGCTTGTTGTTTCTCTTCAGTTTGACCAAAGCTAATAACCAATAAGAGCCCCTCCTGTCTGCAGCCTTCTAGGGGTTCTCCTCCCGTCTCTGGAATATGTTACTTCCACGTCCAGTGGAGAGTTCTGCTACCTACCAATGTTAATGATTTAGGGGTGGTGTTACGGATTTAGGAGTGATGCTACTTATTTAGAAGTGATGCTACTTATTTAGGAGCAATGTTCCGGTACCAATTTAGGAGAAATGTTCCTGATTTAGGAGCAATGTTCCTGATTTAGGAGGGATGTTCCTGATTTAGGAGCAATCTCACTTATTCAGGAGCGATGTCACTTATTCAGGAGCGATATTACAGAATTAACAACAATGTTACTGATTTTGCAACAATGTCACTGATTTATGAGCGATGTCACTGATTTAGGAGCGATGTTCCAGTACTGATTTAGGAGTGATGTTACTAATTTAGGAACGATGTTATGGATTTAGGAGCAATGTTACTGATTTAGGAGCGATCTTACCAATTTAGGAGAGCTGTCCGGTACTGATTTATCAGCGATTTTCCCGGTACTGATTTAAGAGCGATGCTACTGATTTAGGAGCGATGTTCCGCTACTGATTTAGGAGCAATGTCCGGTACTGATTTGAAGCGATGTCCGGGACTGATTTAGGAGCGATGTCCGGGACGGATTTAGGAGCGATACCCATAACTGATTTAGGATTGATGTTACTGATTTAGGAGCAATGTAACTGAGTTAGGAGCGATGTCCAGTAATGATTTAGGAGCGATGTTACTGATTTAGGGGGGAATCTGTTACTGATTTAGGAGCTATGTCCAGTACTGTATTAGGAGCGATGTAAGGTACTGATTTAGGAGCAATGTTACTGATTCAGGAACGATGTTCTGGTATGGTGCTCTGCCACCTACTTGGTGATGCACTGCTTGCTGTCCTCTGTGTGGTTCAGCCGTTGGTAGACCACCGCCCCAACCGCCAGGGGTCCGGCGTCGCCACACAGGAAGGTCACCTTACGGCCGTTGAGGTTCCTCAGGCTCCTCTTCACATAGTCTAGCGCCCTCTGCAGGTGGGAAGCCTCACCGGACACCCGATGCAACTGCAGGTAGAGCAGGGCAATACCTGTGGTGAGAATAAATACAGACAAGACACAGATGTCATCAAGAAGAGCCATTCGAAGGATCCTACTGCAGGGGAGGAGACCAGTATAAGTACCTAGGTGGCGTGTAGCTGCGACATTGCTTCAAATAGTTTGCCAGGTGTTGATGAGCCTCACCTGTCCATCCAGTGTAGGTGGAGCAGTCATGGGGGTCTGCGGTCTTGAGGCCCTCCTCCATCTGCTCCAGCAGATCCGTCATCTTGTTGTGCACCTTCTTCTGGAACGCAGCACTGACCTGCACATCGGGTTCAAACCGTTAAACCTTTATTCAGATCAGGCTGTAGCCTAACCCTAGCTATAGTATGCAAGCTCTGTTGGTTCGCTATAGCATGTTAGCTCTGTTGGTTAGCTAAAGCATGTTAGCTCTGTTGGTTAGCTAAAGCATGTTAGCTCTGTTGGTTAGCTAAAGCATGTTAGCTTTGTTGGTTAGCAAAAGCATGTTAGCTATGTTGGTTAGCTAAAGCATGTTAGCTCTGTTGGTTAGCTAAAGAATGTTAGCCCTGTTGGTTAGCTAAAGTATGTTAGCTCTGTTGGTTCGCTATAGCATGTTAGCCTTGTTGGCTAGCTATAGCATATTAGCTCTGTTGGGTAGCTATAGAATGTTTGCTCTGTTGGGTAGCTATAGAATGTTTGCTCTGTTGGGTAGCTATAGAATGAGAGCTATTTTGGGTAGCTATAGCAGcactattataataataataataataataattaataattgttttaatgaTCATTCTCACCTCTCCGTCGGCGTCCAGCGGCTCTCTGGACCCCCCGTCGGCTTCGGGGTCGGAGGTTGCGACCCCCGTGGGGGCCCAGTCGGGACAGCGGTTCAGGAAGTAGCGCTCCTCCATGTCGCCATCTGTCGCCGACAGTAGCTTCAGCTTGGACACGTGATCGCCCATGTCGACGGCGGCCCGCCCGGGACAAGAAGACCCGCCGCGCTGAACGAGATGAACCC
Proteins encoded in this region:
- the lancl2 gene encoding lanC-like protein 2 isoform X1, which codes for MGDHVSKLKLLSATDGDMEERYFLNRCPDWAPTGVATSDPEADGGSREPLDADGEVSAAFQKKVHNKMTDLLEQMEEGLKTADPHDCSTYTGWTGIALLYLQLHRVSGEASHLQRALDYVKRSLRNLNGRKVTFLCGDAGPLAVGAVVYQRLNHTEDSKQCITKLLLLQPAVVGPDSELPDELLYGRVGYLYALLYVNKELGAGTVDEGPISQVVSAILESGQKLSAGQKKAERCPLLYEWHGKQYVGAAHGLAGIFYMLLQPGARVPSDVLAGVVRPSVDYLRHKRFRSGNYPSSLSNESDRLVHWCHGAPGVVPMLLMAYQLFKEEKYLKEAVDCGEVIWQRGLLRKGYGICHGTAGNGYAFLSLYRTTREKKYLYRACKFAEWCLDYGTHGCRIPDRPYSLFEGMAGAIHYLSEMAMPGDSRFPAFEL